Proteins from a single region of Dysosmobacter acutus:
- a CDS encoding type II secretion system F family protein produces the protein MKKRYLSSGYLSAFCLELSVMLHAGIGVGDGLHLLAEDGDQESELLKELAGAVDGGEPLSEAMAATGAFPDYAVYLAGAGERTGRQEESFRALAAYYDTMERMGNRIRGALTYPVILLLLMLAVIVVLLAKVLPVFESVFARLGGQMTGFAGGLLALGGVLDRMLPVLCVLLALVLALVAAFSVSLPFRNWAGRFWQRRRGDRGIAAKVGAAQFAAALSMGMASGLPVEEALSMATSLHSENAAVERRYSDCRSRLDEGAGLAEALRQSALLPPAFCRMLALGIRSGSGDTVMAEISRRLQTEAERSVEETVSRVEPGIVIVSSLLVGGILLSVMLPLVRIMSAIG, from the coding sequence ATGAAAAAGAGATATTTGTCATCAGGATATCTGTCCGCTTTTTGTCTGGAGCTCTCCGTCATGCTCCACGCCGGCATTGGTGTGGGAGACGGCCTGCACCTGCTGGCGGAGGACGGGGATCAGGAGTCGGAGCTGCTGAAGGAGCTGGCCGGAGCGGTGGACGGCGGGGAACCCCTGTCCGAAGCCATGGCCGCCACGGGAGCATTTCCCGATTATGCGGTGTATCTGGCCGGCGCCGGGGAGAGAACCGGTCGTCAGGAGGAGTCCTTCCGGGCTCTCGCCGCCTATTACGACACCATGGAGCGGATGGGAAACCGCATCCGCGGCGCCCTGACCTATCCTGTGATTTTGCTGCTGCTGATGCTGGCGGTGATCGTGGTACTGCTGGCAAAGGTGCTGCCGGTCTTTGAGTCGGTATTTGCCCGGCTGGGCGGCCAGATGACCGGCTTTGCCGGCGGACTGCTGGCTCTGGGCGGCGTGCTGGACCGTATGCTGCCGGTGCTTTGTGTGCTGCTGGCCCTGGTGCTGGCTCTGGTCGCGGCGTTTTCTGTGAGCCTGCCCTTCCGGAACTGGGCGGGGCGGTTTTGGCAGCGCCGCCGGGGAGACCGGGGCATTGCCGCCAAAGTGGGAGCGGCCCAGTTTGCCGCGGCTCTGTCCATGGGAATGGCCAGCGGCCTGCCGGTGGAGGAGGCTCTGTCCATGGCCACCTCGCTCCACAGTGAGAACGCCGCTGTGGAGCGGCGCTACAGCGACTGCCGCTCCCGGCTGGATGAGGGGGCGGGGCTTGCGGAGGCGCTGCGCCAAAGCGCCCTGCTGCCGCCTGCCTTTTGCCGGATGCTGGCCCTTGGCATCCGCAGCGGCAGCGGCGACACGGTGATGGCGGAGATTTCGAGGCGGCTCCAGACGGAGGCGGAGCGCAGCGTGGAGGAGACGGTGAGCCGGGTGGAGCCGGGCATTGTGATCGTCTCTTCCCTTCTGGTAGGCGGCATTTTGCTGTCCGTGATGCTGCCGCTGGTGCGGATCATGTCTGCCATCGGGTGA
- a CDS encoding DUF4860 domain-containing protein, with amino-acid sequence MKRHSIGTIFVLLTFGVLASAILLVLLLGADSYRQLSERGAKSYEKRICVQYIASKVRHNDVSGGVFVDGFSLDEEDIPTLYLVREVEGEPYYTRIYYYDGSVRELFASALEEFEPEDGNEVMEAGGLDFWERDGELTVEATDTNGQVTALTLALRSGEAEA; translated from the coding sequence ATGAAGCGACATTCCATTGGAACCATATTCGTCCTGCTGACCTTCGGCGTGTTGGCTTCCGCGATTCTGCTGGTGCTCCTGCTTGGTGCGGACAGCTACCGCCAGCTGAGCGAGCGGGGCGCTAAGAGCTATGAAAAACGGATATGTGTGCAATATATTGCGTCAAAGGTGCGGCATAATGACGTTTCGGGCGGCGTTTTTGTGGACGGCTTCTCTTTGGATGAGGAGGATATCCCCACGCTGTACCTTGTCCGGGAAGTGGAGGGGGAGCCCTATTATACCCGGATTTACTACTATGATGGATCGGTGCGGGAGCTGTTTGCCTCGGCGCTGGAGGAGTTTGAGCCGGAGGACGGCAATGAGGTCATGGAAGCGGGCGGTCTTGACTTTTGGGAGAGGGACGGGGAGCTGACGGTGGAAGCCACGGACACGAATGGGCAGGTCACCGCCTTGACGCTGGCCCTCAGAAGCGGGGAGGCGGAGGCATGA
- a CDS encoding type IV pilus twitching motility protein PilT, with the protein MADLIEYLRRAVEDGASDIFIVAGGMVSYKRDGRILPVSDTKVFPPETERLIGEIYRMAGREQDRYLKTGDDDFSFAQPGLARFRVNTYRQRGSMAAVIRVVSFEIPDHKVLGIPDSVMEVADVSHGMVVISGTAGSGKSTTQACLIDRINRTRSAHVITLEDPIEFLYRDEKSIISQREIAIDTEDYLSALRSCLRQAPDVILLGEMRDYETIRTAMTAAETGHLVITTLHTQGAVSTIDRIIDIFPPAQQAQVRTQLSMVLHSVISQQLLPGKEGGRVPAVEVMRVNGAIRNMIRDSKNYQIDNVIQTSSAEGMISMDQAIWKLYQEGAIGEETAADYAANPEQMRRRLSQGK; encoded by the coding sequence ATGGCTGATTTGATCGAATATCTGCGCCGGGCGGTGGAGGACGGAGCGTCCGATATCTTCATTGTGGCCGGCGGCATGGTGAGCTATAAGCGGGACGGGCGGATTCTGCCTGTCAGCGACACAAAAGTGTTTCCGCCGGAGACGGAGCGGCTGATCGGGGAGATCTACCGCATGGCGGGGCGGGAGCAGGACCGCTACCTGAAGACAGGGGACGACGACTTTTCCTTTGCCCAGCCCGGTCTGGCCCGCTTCCGGGTCAACACCTACCGCCAGCGCGGCTCCATGGCGGCGGTGATCCGCGTGGTGTCCTTTGAGATTCCGGACCACAAGGTCCTGGGCATCCCCGACTCTGTGATGGAGGTGGCGGATGTGAGCCACGGCATGGTGGTGATCTCCGGCACGGCGGGCAGCGGAAAATCCACCACGCAGGCCTGCCTTATCGACCGGATCAACCGGACCCGCAGCGCCCATGTCATCACCCTTGAGGACCCCATCGAGTTCCTGTATCGGGATGAAAAGAGCATCATCAGCCAGAGGGAGATCGCCATTGACACGGAGGACTATCTCTCCGCGCTGCGCTCCTGTCTGCGCCAGGCGCCGGATGTAATTCTGTTAGGCGAGATGCGGGATTATGAGACCATCCGCACGGCCATGACCGCCGCGGAGACCGGCCATCTGGTCATCACCACGCTGCACACCCAGGGGGCGGTGAGCACCATCGACCGGATCATCGATATCTTCCCCCCGGCCCAGCAGGCCCAGGTCCGGACGCAGCTTTCCATGGTGCTGCACTCGGTGATCTCCCAGCAGCTTCTGCCGGGGAAAGAGGGCGGCCGGGTACCGGCGGTGGAGGTCATGCGGGTCAACGGCGCCATCCGCAATATGATCCGGGACAGCAAGAACTATCAGATCGACAACGTGATACAGACCTCCTCCGCGGAGGGGATGATTTCCATGGACCAGGCGATCTGGAAGCTGTATCAGGAGGGTGCCATCGGCGAGGAAACCGCGGCGGACTACGCCGCGAACCCGGAGCAGATGCGCCGCCGGCTGTCACAGGGAAAATAA